A stretch of the Poseidonibacter parvus genome encodes the following:
- a CDS encoding EF-hand domain-containing protein, translating into MIDTTNLGIMANFVQPTSTSISSQMISKKDSDDDSSLSIEELGVSDNIFSSYDSNSNGLVSQSELTTAIDTAMSEFSGEMPSPEDFQSILASFGFEAPSGSESNSSSPEEIISSVLADYDADNLTQSDAQAIVAALKDAGIEASEELASAMEEAGFDAQEVGTLAGVGPQGGAAPGGGGGAMSSSEVEEVFDELDTNEDGVVSLEELQEAYSSSSEDSTTVTSEQQKALDNLGILMDMLKAGSESEDTAIDTKSFDGLLKAINNQNNNSDINIYLQNTNIGSLSGYA; encoded by the coding sequence ATGATAGATACAACAAACTTAGGAATAATGGCAAACTTTGTTCAACCAACTTCTACTTCTATTTCAAGTCAAATGATATCAAAAAAAGATTCTGATGATGATTCTTCTTTAAGTATAGAAGAATTAGGTGTTAGTGATAATATCTTTTCGTCATATGATTCTAATTCAAATGGATTAGTAAGTCAATCTGAATTAACTACTGCTATTGATACGGCAATGTCTGAATTTTCTGGGGAAATGCCTTCACCAGAAGATTTTCAATCTATACTTGCATCTTTTGGTTTTGAAGCACCATCAGGAAGTGAAAGTAATTCTTCTTCACCAGAAGAAATCATTTCTTCTGTTTTAGCTGATTATGATGCAGATAATTTAACACAAAGTGATGCACAAGCTATTGTTGCAGCTTTAAAAGATGCTGGAATCGAAGCATCTGAAGAGCTTGCTAGTGCCATGGAAGAAGCAGGTTTTGATGCTCAAGAAGTAGGTACTCTTGCAGGTGTTGGTCCACAAGGTGGTGCAGCGCCTGGTGGTGGAGGTGGTGCTATGTCATCATCTGAAGTTGAAGAAGTATTTGACGAACTTGATACAAATGAAGATGGAGTTGTTTCTTTAGAAGAACTTCAAGAAGCTTATAGTTCAAGTTCAGAAGATAGTACAACTGTTACATCAGAGCAACAAAAAGCATTAGATAACTTAGGTATTTTAATGGATATGTTAAAAGCTGGAAGTGAAAGTGAAGACACAGCAATTGATACAAAAAGTTTTGATGGTTTATTAAAAGCAATTAATAATCAAAACAATAATAGTGATATTAACATATACTTACAAAATACAAATATAGGTTCACTATCTGGCTACGCATAA
- a CDS encoding 3'-5' exonuclease, giving the protein MKTDISESFINKNRIDLIKKICGNKTGQELEKAVANAFSDVVNSLDDKTYKLINFISKLDNINKFTDETLPSYSLKNKKVHIIKTEKDLNDAVLKLENSKILGFDTEQKPIFEKGVPPSKIAIIQMCDDKDCYLFQVHLIRNIKPLLNILTNRNIIKVGIGLNGDTSALYTEFKIRPKCCIDFGSLFKAKMSYPNDIGAKKSVLLFLNENLQKSKRVSRSNWENNKLTDTQIRYASEDASCVYDVFCSMLIDYPFLVEILPTWFQEKYNHNYYEKLLREF; this is encoded by the coding sequence TTGAAAACAGATATATCTGAGTCCTTTATAAATAAAAATAGAATTGATCTAATTAAAAAGATTTGTGGAAATAAAACTGGTCAAGAACTAGAAAAAGCTGTTGCAAATGCGTTTAGTGATGTTGTAAACTCTTTAGATGACAAAACTTATAAGCTTATCAATTTCATATCAAAACTTGACAATATAAATAAATTTACAGATGAAACACTTCCTTCTTATTCATTAAAAAATAAAAAAGTTCATATTATTAAAACTGAAAAAGATTTAAATGATGCAGTTTTAAAACTAGAAAATTCAAAAATATTGGGATTTGATACAGAACAAAAACCTATTTTTGAAAAAGGTGTTCCACCTAGTAAAATTGCAATTATTCAAATGTGTGATGATAAAGATTGTTATTTGTTTCAAGTTCATTTAATAAGAAATATTAAACCACTATTAAACATATTAACAAATAGAAATATTATAAAAGTTGGAATTGGATTAAATGGTGATACATCAGCTTTATACACAGAGTTTAAAATAAGACCTAAGTGTTGTATTGATTTTGGTTCATTATTTAAAGCTAAAATGTCATACCCAAATGATATTGGTGCTAAGAAAAGTGTACTTTTGTTTTTAAATGAGAACTTACAAAAATCAAAAAGAGTATCAAGATCAAATTGGGAAAACAATAAATTAACAGATACTCAAATAAGATATGCAAGTGAAGATGCATCTTGTGTTTATGATGTTTTTTGTAGTATGTTAATTGATTATCCTTTTTTAGTAGAAATTTTACCTACTTGGTTCCAAGAAAAATACAATCATAATTATTACGAAAAGTTATTAAGAGAGTTTTAG
- a CDS encoding sodium-dependent transporter — protein MNKFTRVGFILTAAGSAVGLGNIWKFPYVTGEYGGGAFVIVYLLAILFIGLVVFLAEAVIGQNAQANVATSFVQTSKSKNEKWKFAGIIIFSGLIILSFYSVVLGWILNYVFTSFSSLPSDAKTAGEAFETLISKDIALQLFYHTLIAGSVIFIVLKGIKNGIEKVNLILMPLLGLILFGLLLYSFTLDSFSTALKFMFTPDFSKINEDALLAALGQAFFTLSLGVGTIMTYSASLDKNANFVKSSIMVAIIDTTIAIIAGLIIFSFLFEAGAKSADGPGLVFISLPVIFSGWGILGQVIAISFFLALVFAGITSAVSMIEPSLMYFVERFNMTRKKATILCGGVFYGLGIIALLSMSTKYGADLTFFGKNAFDLMDFITSSIMMPIAAIVTCLFLGYFVDKQLLEEKFLKHTSKNLFNIWYVLVKYIVPFVILLLLLNKLGILK, from the coding sequence GTGAATAAATTTACAAGAGTTGGTTTTATACTTACAGCAGCAGGTTCTGCTGTAGGACTTGGTAATATATGGAAATTTCCTTATGTAACTGGTGAGTATGGTGGAGGCGCTTTTGTAATAGTTTATTTACTAGCTATTTTATTTATTGGGTTGGTTGTATTTCTAGCTGAAGCAGTAATAGGACAAAATGCACAAGCAAATGTTGCAACATCTTTTGTTCAAACGTCAAAATCTAAAAATGAAAAATGGAAATTTGCTGGAATCATAATATTTTCTGGTTTAATTATTCTTTCTTTTTATTCAGTTGTATTAGGCTGGATTCTAAACTATGTATTCACATCATTCTCAAGCCTTCCAAGTGATGCTAAAACAGCAGGAGAAGCTTTTGAAACATTAATCTCAAAAGATATAGCATTACAGCTTTTTTATCATACTTTAATAGCAGGAAGTGTTATTTTTATAGTACTTAAAGGTATAAAAAATGGTATTGAAAAAGTAAACCTAATACTAATGCCATTATTAGGATTGATTTTATTTGGTCTATTACTATATTCGTTTACCCTTGATAGTTTTTCTACTGCATTAAAATTTATGTTTACACCTGATTTTTCTAAGATTAATGAAGATGCTCTTTTAGCAGCTTTAGGACAAGCATTCTTTACTTTATCACTTGGTGTTGGTACTATTATGACTTACTCAGCTTCTTTAGATAAAAATGCTAACTTTGTAAAATCATCTATAATGGTAGCTATTATAGATACAACAATTGCTATTATTGCAGGACTTATAATTTTTTCTTTTCTATTTGAAGCAGGAGCAAAAAGTGCAGATGGTCCAGGACTTGTATTCATTTCATTACCTGTAATTTTCTCTGGATGGGGAATATTAGGTCAAGTTATTGCAATCTCATTTTTCCTAGCCTTGGTGTTTGCAGGAATTACATCTGCTGTTTCCATGATTGAACCTTCGTTAATGTATTTTGTTGAAAGATTTAATATGACTAGAAAAAAGGCAACTATTCTTTGTGGTGGCGTTTTTTATGGATTAGGAATAATTGCCCTACTTTCTATGTCTACAAAATATGGTGCAGATTTAACATTTTTTGGAAAAAATGCATTTGATTTAATGGACTTTATTACTTCATCTATTATGATGCCAATTGCAGCAATTGTAACTTGTCTGTTCTTAGGATATTTTGTTGATAAACAATTACTTGAAGAAAAGTTCTTAAAACATACATCAAAAAATTTGTTTAATATTTGGTATGTATTAGTTAAATATATTGTGCCATTTGTGATATTGTTATTATTGTTAAATAAATTAGGAATTTTAAAATAG
- a CDS encoding PAS domain S-box protein, with amino-acid sequence MKTKHDIQQLHNFIELISDLAFVKNFKGQFTHINEAFVELVGKKREDIYLKTDFDLFPKEEALKFKKVDDEIFKSKKSNNSIEEQLIHYNGTISYFNTSKQVLYDLEENEIGLFCVAKNITIRKEYEIIYRDNQLLLEYIAMQNKLKPILDKIVLLAEQRNINSMCSILLLDKEKKHLLNCSAPSLPIFYTNAINGVEIGEKVGSCGSAAFKKKRVIVENINTHENWKDYLELTNKANLHSCWSQPIISSNNEVLGTFAIYNTTPKAPSSFELKLISAYSNLAAIAIEKDNNYRTILENEYQLSLLFNNTHSGLIYVNEKNEIQKANQRFIDIFGYETVEEIKGLNDTSFYLPNITYENIKEKLNGEYQFKKKDGTSIWCEFSGKLLNKEISSDLSKGVLWTINDISSRKVIEEELKQSEYFNKNILETIPNMLWLKDMNGFYITCNRQFEKFYNIKKEKIIGKTDYDFEKKEIAKELRNFDKLTIKSSSTLTKEQWLTSFDNKRILSEITKRAITDKEGNIIGVLGISHDITKRYEAFEKVENLNKLAESLTKFQSSLLSLFDKGDAILFKWKNNKNYDAEYISSSVKKLLGYEKEEFLSKKLNYGNFIHKDDYDVALKELKGAIENKLDYFKHEPYRIVDKDNNIKWILDYTVFEKDSKNNITHFIGYITDITEQLKQQEIIFEQSKLVSMGEMIGNIAHQWRQPLSVISTISTACKLEKELDILEEDDFINKMEVINTNAQYLSQTIDDFRDFIKADRELNDFILSNAIKSFLNLANTNIVNHDINIVLDLDDDIILKNYQNDMIQAFINIINNSIDAFENTSNKEKFFFIKTSKINNKTIIKLKDNAGGIDINLLDKVFEPYTTNKHKSQGTGLGLNITYNFIVIGMKGEISVENLTYSYKGENYKGCEFTITL; translated from the coding sequence ATGAAAACTAAACATGACATCCAACAGCTTCATAATTTTATTGAACTTATATCAGATTTAGCTTTTGTAAAAAATTTTAAAGGTCAATTTACACATATAAATGAAGCTTTTGTAGAATTAGTAGGTAAAAAAAGAGAAGATATCTATTTAAAAACTGACTTTGATTTATTTCCTAAAGAGGAAGCATTAAAGTTTAAAAAAGTTGATGATGAAATATTTAAAAGTAAAAAATCAAATAATAGTATAGAAGAACAATTAATACATTATAATGGAACTATTTCATATTTTAATACTTCAAAACAAGTTCTTTATGATTTAGAAGAAAATGAAATAGGACTATTTTGTGTAGCAAAAAATATAACTATTAGAAAAGAATATGAAATAATATATCGAGATAATCAACTTTTATTAGAATACATTGCAATGCAAAATAAACTAAAACCAATTTTAGACAAAATTGTACTTTTAGCTGAACAAAGAAATATAAACAGTATGTGTTCTATTCTTTTATTAGATAAAGAAAAAAAACATTTATTAAATTGTTCAGCACCTAGTTTACCAATATTTTATACTAACGCTATAAATGGAGTAGAAATAGGTGAAAAAGTTGGTTCTTGTGGAAGTGCTGCTTTTAAAAAGAAAAGAGTTATAGTAGAAAATATTAATACTCATGAAAACTGGAAAGATTATTTAGAATTAACAAACAAAGCAAATTTACATTCATGTTGGTCTCAACCTATTATTTCATCAAACAATGAAGTTTTAGGAACATTTGCTATTTATAATACAACTCCAAAAGCACCCTCTTCATTTGAACTAAAATTAATTTCTGCTTATTCTAATCTTGCAGCTATAGCAATTGAAAAAGATAACAATTATAGAACAATTTTAGAAAATGAGTATCAATTATCACTACTTTTTAATAATACTCATAGTGGTTTAATCTATGTAAATGAAAAGAATGAAATACAAAAAGCCAATCAACGTTTTATTGATATATTTGGCTATGAAACAGTTGAAGAGATAAAAGGTTTAAATGACACTAGTTTTTATCTACCAAATATTACATATGAAAATATAAAAGAAAAATTAAATGGTGAATATCAATTCAAGAAAAAAGATGGAACCAGTATATGGTGCGAGTTTTCAGGAAAGCTTCTAAATAAAGAAATTTCAAGTGATTTATCTAAAGGTGTATTGTGGACAATAAATGATATATCATCACGTAAAGTAATTGAAGAAGAATTAAAACAAAGTGAGTATTTTAATAAAAACATATTAGAAACTATCCCTAATATGCTTTGGTTAAAAGATATGAATGGTTTCTATATAACATGTAATCGCCAGTTTGAGAAATTTTACAATATAAAAAAAGAAAAAATTATTGGTAAAACAGATTATGACTTTGAAAAAAAAGAAATCGCTAAAGAACTTAGGAATTTTGATAAGTTAACTATAAAATCTTCATCAACATTGACAAAAGAGCAATGGCTAACTTCTTTTGATAATAAAAGAATATTATCAGAGATAACAAAAAGAGCAATTACAGACAAAGAAGGAAATATTATAGGAGTTCTTGGTATTTCACATGATATAACAAAAAGATATGAAGCTTTTGAAAAAGTAGAAAATCTAAATAAGCTTGCCGAGTCTTTAACAAAATTCCAATCCTCATTACTTTCATTATTTGATAAAGGTGATGCAATACTTTTTAAATGGAAAAATAATAAAAATTATGATGCTGAATATATTTCTTCAAGTGTTAAAAAACTTTTGGGCTATGAAAAAGAAGAATTTTTATCAAAAAAACTAAACTATGGAAACTTCATACATAAAGATGATTATGATGTCGCTTTAAAAGAATTAAAAGGAGCTATTGAGAATAAATTAGATTATTTCAAACATGAACCATATAGAATAGTAGATAAAGATAATAATATCAAATGGATTCTAGATTATACCGTTTTTGAGAAAGATTCAAAAAATAATATTACACATTTTATTGGATATATTACGGATATTACAGAACAATTAAAGCAACAAGAAATAATATTTGAGCAATCAAAACTTGTTTCTATGGGAGAAATGATTGGAAATATTGCACATCAATGGAGACAGCCTTTATCTGTTATTTCAACAATATCAACAGCTTGTAAACTTGAAAAAGAACTTGATATTTTAGAAGAAGATGATTTTATAAATAAGATGGAAGTAATAAATACAAATGCCCAATATCTTTCACAAACAATTGATGATTTCAGAGATTTTATAAAAGCAGACCGAGAATTAAATGACTTTATCTTATCAAATGCAATTAAAAGTTTTTTAAATTTGGCTAATACTAATATTGTCAATCATGACATAAATATAGTTTTAGATTTAGATGATGATATTATTTTAAAAAATTATCAAAATGATATGATTCAAGCATTTATTAATATAATAAATAATTCTATAGATGCTTTTGAAAATACAAGTAATAAGGAAAAGTTTTTCTTTATTAAAACATCAAAAATAAATAATAAAACCATTATAAAACTTAAAGATAATGCAGGTGGAATTGATATAAATTTATTAGATAAAGTTTTTGAGCCATACACAACAAATAAACATAAAAGTCAAGGAACAGGTCTTGGATTGAATATTACTTATAATTTCATTGTTATAGGAATGAAAGGTGAGATCAGCGTAGAAAACTTAACATATTCGTACAAAGGTGAAAACTATAAGGGTTGTGAATTTACAATAACTTTATAA
- the queA gene encoding tRNA preQ1(34) S-adenosylmethionine ribosyltransferase-isomerase QueA — protein sequence MLDPLKTSSYDYSLPKELIASKPVHPADSAKLLVYNTKTNTITHSTFKNLMDFLPDDISVFLNDTKVIKARIFGKKPSGGKVELLLNKPLFMDRYLVMIRGKVHVGIELEFDENLKVKVLEINEDGTRVVEFYKDKEKLDFLTLVETLNKIGHLPLPHYMNREDNEEDNTNYQTLFAKNYGAVAAPTASLHFTEDLLEKINDKFDVNYLTLHVGAGTFKPVDADDILDHPMHSEYFEIGREAKQSLDNAKKVLAVGTTVTRTIEYYARKNMISGECDLFLNPANKPIKVDHLLTNFHLPKSTLIMLIASFVGLEKTLEIYEEAVREKYRFFSYGDGMLII from the coding sequence ATGCTAGACCCTTTAAAAACTTCAAGCTATGATTATTCTTTACCAAAAGAGCTCATAGCTTCAAAACCCGTTCATCCAGCAGACAGTGCAAAGCTTTTAGTTTATAATACAAAAACAAACACAATTACACATAGTACTTTTAAAAACTTAATGGATTTTTTACCTGATGATATATCTGTATTTTTAAATGATACAAAAGTAATTAAAGCCAGAATATTTGGGAAAAAGCCTTCAGGTGGGAAAGTTGAGTTACTTTTAAATAAACCATTATTCATGGATAGATATTTAGTAATGATTAGAGGAAAAGTTCATGTTGGAATTGAACTAGAATTTGATGAGAACTTAAAAGTAAAAGTATTAGAAATAAATGAAGATGGTACAAGAGTAGTAGAATTTTATAAAGATAAAGAAAAACTAGATTTCTTAACACTTGTAGAAACACTAAATAAAATTGGTCATCTTCCACTTCCTCATTATATGAATAGAGAAGACAATGAAGAAGACAATACAAATTATCAAACACTCTTTGCTAAAAACTATGGAGCAGTAGCAGCACCTACTGCATCATTACACTTTACAGAAGATTTATTAGAAAAGATAAACGATAAATTTGATGTAAACTACCTAACACTTCATGTAGGAGCTGGAACTTTTAAACCAGTCGATGCAGATGACATTTTAGATCATCCTATGCATAGTGAATATTTTGAAATTGGACGTGAAGCTAAGCAATCACTTGATAATGCAAAAAAAGTTTTAGCAGTTGGTACAACCGTTACTAGAACAATAGAATATTATGCTAGAAAAAATATGATTAGTGGAGAGTGTGATTTATTTTTGAATCCTGCTAATAAACCTATAAAAGTTGATCATTTACTTACAAATTTTCATCTTCCAAAGTCAACATTAATAATGCTAATAGCATCATTCGTTGGTTTAGAAAAAACACTAGAAATTTATGAAGAAGCTGTAAGAGAAAAATATCGATTTTTCTCTTATGGTGATGGCATGTTAATTATATAA
- the tatB gene encoding Sec-independent protein translocase protein TatB, which yields MEIFLIAIVAIIALGPDKLPTAMVEVAKFLKKFKSGVEDAKSTLDNELNITELKDEANKFKAQIQDTKMSMTSSSKVDLGLDDIMKDDLNSEKVEKPKTEKVSMKKEKKKKSQKIEKPVETQKDTKAEEKPANKFKVNFDDKKKEEKA from the coding sequence ATGGAAATCTTTTTAATTGCAATAGTTGCAATTATTGCACTTGGACCTGACAAGTTACCTACTGCGATGGTAGAAGTAGCTAAGTTTTTAAAAAAATTCAAATCTGGTGTTGAAGATGCAAAATCTACATTAGATAATGAGCTAAATATTACAGAATTAAAAGATGAAGCTAATAAATTCAAAGCTCAAATACAAGATACAAAAATGTCTATGACTAGTAGTTCAAAAGTTGACCTAGGCCTTGATGATATTATGAAAGATGATTTAAACTCTGAAAAAGTAGAAAAACCTAAAACAGAAAAAGTATCTATGAAAAAAGAGAAGAAAAAGAAATCTCAAAAAATAGAAAAACCTGTAGAAACTCAAAAAGATACAAAAGCTGAAGAAAAACCAGCAAATAAATTTAAAGTAAATTTTGATGACAAAAAGAAAGAGGAAAAAGCTTAA
- the aat gene encoding leucyl/phenylalanyl-tRNA--protein transferase, producing MELLDADEKVYLLEENDFSFPSLDMMNNDLVAIGGDFHPQRLINAYQNGLFPWFIDENNYIHWYSPNKRMILYPEEFKVSKSLNKSIKNKGFVIKSNENFDEIIKNCANIKRKHEDETWISDEFIQAYSKLFDLGYVFSIECYLDDELVGGLYGLLINNIFCGESMFSKVNDASKVAFYHLCNQAKANGIKMIDCQVYNEHLASLGAKEINREEYFKILKV from the coding sequence ATGGAATTATTAGATGCAGATGAAAAAGTATACCTTTTAGAAGAGAATGATTTTAGTTTCCCAAGCTTAGATATGATGAATAATGATTTAGTTGCAATTGGTGGAGACTTTCATCCTCAAAGATTAATCAATGCATATCAAAACGGATTATTTCCTTGGTTTATTGATGAGAACAATTATATACATTGGTATAGTCCAAATAAAAGAATGATTCTTTATCCAGAAGAGTTTAAAGTATCAAAAAGTTTAAATAAAAGTATCAAAAATAAAGGCTTTGTTATAAAATCAAATGAAAATTTTGATGAAATAATAAAAAATTGTGCAAATATAAAAAGAAAACATGAAGATGAAACATGGATTAGTGATGAATTTATACAAGCCTATTCAAAACTTTTTGATTTAGGTTACGTATTTTCAATTGAGTGTTACTTAGATGATGAACTAGTTGGTGGATTATATGGTCTTCTGATAAATAATATTTTCTGTGGTGAAAGTATGTTTTCAAAAGTAAACGATGCATCAAAGGTAGCTTTTTATCATTTATGTAATCAAGCAAAAGCTAATGGAATAAAAATGATTGACTGTCAAGTATACAATGAACATCTAGCGTCATTAGGTGCTAAAGAAATTAATAGAGAAGAGTATTTTAAAATACTAAAGGTTTAA
- a CDS encoding 3'-5' exonuclease, whose amino-acid sequence MAHYVLFDTETTGNKEEDRVIQFGAMILDQTGKVEAYNDFCSTNIDIKVEAMEVHNITPDLLIGKPEATQTTFYKRLEELNTNENYIIAHNIAFDMGMIKKEGFVNQYKQIDTLRCAKHLYPELPYHRLQYLRYALELYKTEEQEAAKHNIVIKAHDAIGDVLVMKLFLSKLVGKCREIYPDYNPMEKLVELTSTPVFIKTFKFGKHKGKDIAEVAKEDSGYLNWMRTNMDLDEDLKYTLDKVLGSDNNY is encoded by the coding sequence ATGGCACATTACGTACTATTTGATACAGAAACAACAGGAAATAAAGAAGAAGATAGAGTTATTCAATTTGGAGCAATGATACTTGACCAAACAGGAAAAGTTGAAGCTTATAATGACTTTTGTTCAACTAATATTGATATTAAAGTAGAAGCAATGGAAGTTCATAATATAACTCCTGATTTACTAATTGGAAAACCAGAAGCAACACAAACTACTTTCTATAAAAGATTAGAAGAGTTAAATACAAATGAAAACTATATAATAGCTCATAATATAGCTTTTGATATGGGTATGATTAAAAAAGAAGGTTTCGTAAATCAATATAAACAAATTGATACACTAAGATGTGCAAAACACTTATACCCTGAACTTCCTTACCATAGATTACAATACTTAAGATATGCTCTTGAATTATACAAAACAGAAGAGCAAGAAGCAGCTAAACATAATATTGTGATAAAAGCTCACGATGCAATTGGAGATGTTTTAGTTATGAAACTATTTTTATCAAAATTAGTTGGTAAATGTAGAGAAATTTATCCTGACTATAATCCAATGGAAAAACTAGTTGAACTTACATCAACACCTGTATTTATCAAAACTTTTAAATTTGGTAAACATAAAGGTAAAGATATAGCTGAAGTTGCAAAAGAGGACTCAGGTTATTTAAATTGGATGAGAACAAACATGGACTTAGACGAAGATTTAAAATATACACTTGATAAAGTTTTAGGATCTGATAACAACTATTAG
- a CDS encoding cold-shock protein produces MADQVNGTVKWFNSEKGFGFIQQETGGDDVFVHFRQINNPGYGRVSLEEGQKVSFEIGEGQKGPQAQNVTIL; encoded by the coding sequence ATGGCAGATCAAGTTAACGGAACTGTAAAATGGTTCAATAGTGAAAAAGGTTTTGGATTCATCCAACAAGAGACTGGTGGAGATGACGTATTCGTTCACTTCAGACAAATCAATAACCCTGGTTATGGTAGAGTTTCTCTTGAAGAAGGACAAAAAGTGTCTTTCGAAATTGGTGAAGGTCAAAAAGGTCCTCAAGCTCAAAACGTTACAATTCTGTAA
- a CDS encoding DUF4344 domain-containing metallopeptidase: MFYKKVIFSIIFSLFIVTTLCAKDKIKIEFLKGNTFNEEKIKKQLENSFFLDTFIATLNNKFKLEKTVLIEIGSNGGPLYENHTNKILIPYSFYTNTFNTFKKVQYNKTGISIENASIDVLIQTILHELAHAFIDIYNLPIVGNEENIADSFAAVMLIELFKNGDDILLSSADIFKLYSNNHKLENDDFIDEHSLDIQRFYDSLCYAYGSYPKKYNKFLDELNYTQERKDLCIEDYIKNVNNWFIILKKHLK; the protein is encoded by the coding sequence ATGTTTTATAAAAAAGTAATTTTTAGTATAATTTTTTCTCTATTTATAGTAACCACTTTATGTGCAAAAGATAAAATAAAAATAGAATTTTTAAAAGGAAATACCTTTAATGAAGAAAAAATAAAAAAGCAACTTGAAAATTCTTTTTTTCTTGATACTTTTATTGCAACTTTAAACAATAAGTTTAAACTTGAAAAAACAGTTCTTATTGAAATTGGCTCTAATGGTGGTCCTTTATATGAAAATCATACAAATAAAATATTAATTCCATACTCTTTTTATACAAATACTTTTAACACTTTTAAAAAAGTACAATATAATAAAACTGGTATTAGCATTGAAAATGCAAGTATTGATGTATTGATTCAAACTATATTACATGAACTTGCTCATGCCTTCATAGACATCTATAATCTTCCTATTGTTGGGAATGAAGAGAATATTGCAGATAGTTTTGCTGCTGTGATGTTAATAGAACTTTTTAAAAATGGTGATGATATACTTTTAAGTTCTGCAGATATTTTCAAACTTTATAGCAATAATCATAAATTAGAAAATGATGACTTTATAGATGAACATAGTTTAGATATACAAAGGTTCTATGATTCTTTGTGTTATGCCTATGGAAGCTATCCAAAAAAGTATAATAAGTTTTTAGATGAATTAAATTATACACAAGAAAGAAAAGATTTATGTATTGAAGATTATATAAAAAATGTAAATAATTGGTTTATTATTTTGAAAAAGCATTTAAAATAA
- the tatC gene encoding twin-arginine translocase subunit TatC, whose amino-acid sequence MFDDLKPHIADLRKRLMISGLSLLVMFFACFFFYEPILTWMMVPVEAVLPPNSQMVAVEIQETFFTALKVAFFSGFILSLPVIFWQLWLFLAPGLYDHEKKLVFPFVFFATLMFLMGSSFAYYVVVPYGFEFLVNFGSAVVTILPSIGKYVGFFTKLLFGFGVAFELPVITFFLAKIGLVDDRMLKDFFKYAVVLIFILASLLTPPDVLTQFLMAGPLIILYGVSIYIAKVFNPAAVDEEDDFEDEDDYEEDEIEEERK is encoded by the coding sequence ATGTTTGATGATTTAAAACCACATATTGCAGACTTACGAAAAAGACTAATGATATCAGGATTATCACTTTTAGTGATGTTCTTTGCTTGTTTCTTTTTTTATGAACCAATCTTAACATGGATGATGGTTCCAGTTGAAGCAGTACTACCACCTAATTCACAAATGGTTGCCGTTGAAATTCAAGAGACATTCTTTACAGCTTTAAAAGTTGCATTTTTCTCTGGATTCATACTATCACTACCTGTTATTTTTTGGCAATTATGGTTGTTTTTAGCACCTGGATTATACGATCATGAGAAAAAGTTAGTATTTCCATTTGTATTCTTTGCAACACTGATGTTTTTAATGGGTTCTTCTTTTGCATACTATGTAGTTGTACCTTATGGTTTTGAATTCCTAGTAAACTTTGGTTCTGCTGTTGTTACAATCTTACCAAGTATTGGTAAATATGTAGGATTCTTTACAAAACTATTATTTGGTTTTGGAGTTGCTTTTGAATTACCTGTAATTACATTTTTCCTTGCAAAAATTGGTTTAGTTGATGATAGAATGCTAAAAGACTTCTTTAAATATGCAGTCGTTTTAATCTTTATATTAGCATCACTTTTAACTCCACCTGATGTATTAACACAGTTCTTAATGGCTGGTCCTTTAATAATTCTTTATGGAGTATCTATTTATATTGCAAAAGTTTTCAATCCAGCAGCAGTTGATGAAGAAGATGACTTTGAAGACGAAGATGATTATGAAGAAGATGAAATAGAAGAAGAGAGAAAATAA